The following is a genomic window from Palaeococcus ferrophilus DSM 13482.
CTCCGGAAAGACTATGTGGGGAGTGTTGGCGGACATCGCTATTATCTCCGCCCCGGCCCTCTCGAGGGCCTTCGCCGCGTTTATGAGGATCTCCGTCCTGCCCTCCCAGCCACGCGGGTTGTTCTTGAACTCCTCGAAGTTAATGGAGTAAATTATGAGCTCCGGGAACGTGAAGGGTCCGAACCTCTCCCTGCTGATCTCAATGTATTTGCGGTAGTAGTAACAGGTCGATTCGGGTGTCGTTCCGCCGATTATGCCTATCTTCTTCATGATGACCACCGAGAAAAGAAAGGAGAAGTCCTTATTAGGGTTTTCGGTGTCGTTGAGGGTCAGTACAGCCCGGCGTACGCATCGCCCTCAAAACGGGGGAACTCCTCCCACCCTTCACCATTCTTCAAAAGCCTCCCCTTGTCCTCCGTGAAGCGACCTATTCTGAAGGCGGGGATTCCCCTCTCCCCGAGGGCCCTCACAAGCACTTCCGCCTTTGAGGGGGGCACTATCGCTATGAGCGTCCCTGTTGATGAGACCGTTAGGGGGTTCACGCCGTAGGCCCCGAGAGCCCTGTCCACGAGCGGGGGGATGTAAACCTTCCCCATATCCACCTCGAAGCCCAGGTTTGAGTTGTCCGCTATCTCGTGAAGCGCCGTTAAGCCCCCTTCCGTCGCGTCGTGCATCCCCCTCACGAAGGGAGCCGCCACGAGCGCATCGGACACGACGGTTTCAAGCCTGTACATCTCCCTCAGCTGGGCGATTTCTCCGGGGCTTAAGTGCTTTTTGAGCCCCTCCGCGTCGAACCATGCCGCCCCGACGGCAAACTCTATGCCTACGCCCTTCGTTATCACTATCTCGTCCCCGGGCTTCGCTACGGGGAGCCTCAGCTCCTCCCTCCTAACGATGCCCATGGCGGTGGTGGTCGCCGTGGGAGCCCTTAGGGTCCTGTAGACACCTGTGTGGCCGCCGACTACTGAGGTTCCGTATTTCGCACATTCGGCATTGAGCTCCCCCATTATCGCCGCCAGTTCCTCCCTCCTACTTCCCTCCGGGAGGAGTATGTCCACGACGAGCCACCTCGGCCTGGTCCCGAAGACGGAAACGTCGCTCGAGGCGAAGTGGTATGTGAAAAAACCGAAGTGCTCCTCCGGGACTCCGAGAACGGGATCAGTAGCTACCACGAGGTAGTGCTCCTCGTCGTACTCCAGAACGGCCGAGTCAAAGCCCTCCCTGGGGCCGATTACAACTTTTCCATCATTTATTTCAAGCCTCTCTAGGATTTCATTGAGAACATCGCTCCTTAGCTTGCCGAGGGGCAGCACCTGTATCACCTCTATCCCCTACGGAGCACCCCTTAAAATTATTTCCGGACACTGAAACGCTCCGGAACGCCGGTTTCACCGGGTACCTGAAATACGATGCGGTGGAATATTGTACCGGTGGTGGTATGGCGGAGGTGCTTGATACGGCGTTCCCCTCATCCCATGGGGCCATCTATGAGAGCTACGATGTGGAGGGCTATCTCTTCAGGAATGAACGCCTGGTGGGGGTTTACGTGGATGGGGAGCTCGTGGAGTGCGAGGGGAAGGTTCCACCGGAGGTGGAGCGGGCCGTTCTCTACCAAAAATCTGCTCTGAGGGTTGGAGTGGAGGTGGAATACGCCAGGGAATACTGGGGGAGGGTTTACATTGAGCACGGTTTTAGGAGGTTTATCGTCGCGGAGAAGAGACTCGTTAATTTTAATGGGCCCGGGGGGCTTTGAACCCCCGACCACGCGGTTATGAGCCGCGCGCTCTGACCAGGCTGAGCTACGGGCCCACGATGGCGCCGCCGCCCCGACTTGAACGGGGGACCACCGGATTAACAGTCCGGCGCTCTGCCGACTAAGCTACGGCGGCTCAAGCCCATTCATAGGGAGTGTGGATGCATTTATAAATTTTGCGGTCATGTACCACAGAAGGGCGCGCCTCATGTGAGAGCTACCCTCGGGGGAGGTATTGGGGGGAGCGTTCAATTGGAGGCTGCGCCTTTGGACCGGCCCCATCCCGCCCTGGAGGACGGGCTTTCAAGATGAAAAAGCTGAGAAAGGGTTAAAGCGGGGTGGTCACTTCCCCGCTATCTTCACGTTCTCGAACTTTATGTGCGGCGTTATCATCGTGGCCATGAAGGGCATGACCGTCTGCTCCTTGGTGACTTCGCTCGCTCCCTTGAGGAGCTCGTAGACGTTGCCCGCCATAAGGAAGACGCTCGCGCCCTTAACCTCGCCGTCCTCTATGAGGAAAGCCGGGTTGGCCGTTACCGCGAAGTTTCCGTTGTCGGGGTTGCTCGAGTGGGCACCCTGGAGGCCGTCCACGAGGTAGCCCCTATCGATTTCTCCGATGAGGTCTTCCAGCGGGCGCTTCCCCTTCTCTATCACGGTGCTGTGGAAGCCTATGCTGATTCCGCCGCTCCTTATGTCCCGTTTACCGTTCCCTGTGCTCTCGGTTCCGTAAACCTTCGCCCAGTAGTTGTCCCAGACAAAGCCTTTGAAGGTTCCGTTTTCGATGAGGACGTTCCTCCTCGTTGGCACCCCCTCACCGTCCGCTATCACAGGCTCGATGGCCAGCGGGTGGAACGGGTCGTCGTAGAGGGTAATAACATCACTCGCTATCTTCTCCCCGACCTTTCCAGCGAGTGGCGTCGTCTCCTTAACGAGCCTCTCTCCGCTAAATGCAGGAAGCAGGGCGAAGCTGAAGAGGCCTGCTATGGCCCAGGGGCCGAGGATTATCGGAACCTCCTCGTTCTTACTCGGGAGGACGTTGTAAGCCCATTTGACCTTCTGGGTGGCCCTCTCAACGACGCCATCAACGTCGAGGTTTAGGTCCCTTCTGGCATCGAAGTCAAAAATTCCCGGCGTAACCACGTTGTCCCTCATGCCCACGAGCTCGAGGTACATGTACGCGGCACCACCCTCCTGGAAGACATCTACACCGTGGGAGTTGAGTATGTTCCTCTCCTCCCAGCTGACGCCGCCGGCTCCACCTGCCACGATAGCGTTTTCATCCTTCTCGCGGGCGAGCTTTATACCTTTAACCAGCTTCTCCACGAGAACGTCGGGCGAGGCCTCCTTGAGCTCGTAGTTCGGCTTCGGCTTCTCCCTGTACTTGCCCGGCTCGGGCAGGGAGACCCACCTATCGTCGGGGGAATTCAGGCGCGCCATCTTCGCCGCCTGCTCTACCGCTTCCCTTATCTTATCAGGATCATCGCTGTCTATCAGGGCTAGGCCGAGGCGCTTGTCCTTTATTCCGCGGATTATCGTCAAAGCCCCGCTTCTCGTCGAGGCCATGGAAATCTCGTTGAGCTCAACGCTCGCTGAGACCTCCCTTGAGCGGTAAACTGCTATCTCAAGCTCGTCGAAAAACTTCTCGCCGAAGCGTATGAGGTTCTCCATCTCCACCACCTCATCCAATGAGTATTCCTCCATCAAAGCGCATATGCGGGCCGCCCGAGCTGACGAAGGCCGTCTGTCCCTTGCCGCAGAACCCTACCTCAAGGCCGAAGTCCTTGCCTACCGCGCTTATCTTCTTGAGGGCCTCGATGGCGACTCCGGTGATGGAGGTGTCCCTTATAGGCTCGGCTATCTCTCCGTTCCTGATGACGTAGCCCTCCTGGATTCCAACCTGGAAGGCTGAGTTGAGCTGTGCCTGTCCTCCCCTGAAGTCCACGACGTAGTAACCGAACTTGATGTCCTCAATGAGCTCCTCGAAGGAGTGGTCGCCGGGCTCGAAGATGGTGTTCCTCATTCTGATTATCGGCGGATAGCGGTAGCTCTCGGCCCTCGCGTGGCCGTTCGGCTCCATGCCCCATTTGGCCGCGTACTCCCTGTTCAGCATTATCTCCTTGAGGATTCCGTTCTCGATGATGTGGATGTCCTTGACCGGGACCCCTTCGTCATCATAGCGGTCGTTTCCAAAGCCGCCGTCAACGTAGCGCTCGCTCATCGTTACGTACTCCGGTGCTATCTGCTTGCCGATAAGATCCTTGAAGGGTGAGTTTATCGTCAGGTCTGCCTCGGCGAGGTGGCCAAGGGCCTCGTGAGCTATAATTCCTACGACTATCGGGCCGGCAACGATTGGGAACTCGCCGCGCTTCGGGGCAACGCCCTTGAGCTGGCTCCACATCTTTCTCTTGAGCCTCTCGGCTACTTTTTCGTTCGGCTCCTTCTCGGTCATCAGCTCCCAGCCATAGTCAACCGCGCCGATACTGTCCCTGGCCATGGCGAGCTTTCCGTCGGCCTTTCCGGTGACGTAGGTTCCCTGGTAGAGGTAGTTGTAGTCCCACTCTATCCTCATTCCCTCGTTGGTCAAAAGGAGCTTTTTACCGCCGCCGTCTTCATATCTTATCTGGACGCTCTTTACGGCCTCGTCCTCCTTTAGGAGCCTCTCCAGCTCGCGTAGGTGGTTAACCTTCTCCTCGATATCAACTTCCCGCGGTTTGATCTTCATCTTGCTCCTTACGAAGTCCTCAACGGGCTTTATCTCGGCCAGCTGAATCTTCTCCTTCTTCGTCTGAGCGGCGGCCTTAGCCAGCTTGTAGGCCTCCTCAATTTTCTCCTCAATGCTGCCCAGGTCGCTCGTCGAGGCGAAGCCCCAGCCCCCGTCAGCCAGAACCCTTATGGCTATGCCGCGGTTGAGCTTTCCTGTGAAGCTCGTAAAAACACCGTCCTTGAGGCCGAGCGTTGTCTTCTTCAAATCCTCATAGCGGAGCTCTATGTAGTCCGCCTTCAGTTTTCCTTCTGCCCAGCCGAGGGCCCTTTCAAGTGCCTCCATGGTTATCACGCATCCCCAAATTTTTATATCTTTTTTAATCTCATATCACCCCTATAAAATGCTTTTGCACAGATTTAAACATTAAAACATCAATCTTACATGATTACTCTAGAAAATTGTAACAAACCATCGGGAAATCCCTTATAAGATGGCGGTCTACAATCAATATGGGCGAAGGAATCCGTATGATGAGGGAAGGAACTGTGAGGTTCGCCTGCGCTGTCGGGGTATTACTTCTTCTCGGGTACCCTCTCCCGGAGGGGGTTAAGCACGTTCTTTCCATAAACTACCAGACTGACTCCCTCTTCCGCCTAACCGCGTGGCTGCGCTTTTACACCTCCCTCTTCGTCCACTACTCCCCGAGGCACCTCGCGGGGAACCTCCTCATATTCGGGGTCTCGTTTTTCCTCCTCTTCAAGGTCGCCGAGATGAACGACGACCTTCCCCGGTTCCGCCGCTTCGTCCTCTTCGCCTTCTGCTTTGTGCCGCTCTTCATAGGGCCGATAAACTTCATCCTCGGCAGGGTTTTGAACTTCTTCTACGGCGGGGGCTTCTCGAGTATAGACATGGCCTTCGTGGGGGCGCTGCCCTATTTCACCGCCCGACTCCTCAACCAGCGCTTCAAGTTCAGGGTTCGCCCGGGGATGCTCACCTTGGGCTTCCTCCTCATGTTCACGACGGTGATAGCGTTCATTTACTCACTCACCCTACTCTGGATCGCACTCCTCATAAGCACCCTCGCGTTCCTTTTCGACCCCCTGAGACAGGCCTTTAATGAATACACGGAGTCATCCCTGAAGCAAAAGGCCATACTCTACCTCCTCGGTGTGCTCCTGATAAACATCACCATAATAATCGAGGCGTTCCCGAGGGAGATATTCCAGCGCTCCTCCGTAGTTGACGTCTCGAGCCACTACATGAGCCTACTCGCTGCCATGTACCTGTTCCCCTGGCTTGACGGCGTACTCGGGGAAAAGGATAATAAAACCGAGGGAAAGGTTCAGGTGGTGAGAACATGAGGGCCGAAACCAGGAACCTGATTGACCGCGGGACATACCGAAAGCTCCCCCTCTTCGAGGGTGAACTTCCCGAGGGGAGCTACGCCCAGATAGTCGAGGTCAAGCCGAATCAAACCGTTAAAAAGCACTACCACAGAGAGCAGTACGAGCTGTTTTACATAATGAGCGGCGAGGCGAAGCTGGGCATAGGGGAAAACGAATACATAGCAAGGCCGGGCGATATCTTCCTAGTAAAGCCCAAAACCGTCCACTGGGTCGTCAACGAGAGTGACGAACCCTTCAGGCTCTTCGTGGTCAAGCTGAACTATCACGGCGACGATTCCGTGTGGCTTGACTAGAGGAACTCCGAGAAAAGCAGATCCTCCTTTTTTCCTCCCGCGAGCCTGAACATCCTCTCGCTCCAGCCTATCCTTCCAACGTCCTGGGGTCTGTGGGCGTCGCTCCCCAGCGTGAGCTTTACCCCCCTCTTAACGCACTCCCTCACGAACTCGAGGTCCGGAACCTTGTAGCGGGAGCTTATCTCGAAGGCCTTTCCCTCTTCCTCCGCAACCTCTATGACCTCCAGGAGCTCCTCCCATGAAGGGTAGCCGATATAGGGGAAGACGTTTCCGAAGTGGCCTATCACGTCAACGTTCCTGTCCCTGAGGGCGAGTTTGACGAGCTCGAGGTATTTCCAGGCATCACCTGGCTCAAACCACATGTGGACGCTCGCTATAACGTAGTCGAGCCTCTCCGCAATGGCGTCGGTTATGTCCGTGCCCGTCTCCATGATGTTGGCCTCTACCCCCGCGAGAACCGTTATCTCGCTCTCCTCCTTTGCCCTCGCGATTTCTCGGAGGTAGTGGTTCACGTTCGTCCAGCTGAGGTAGTGGAGGTGGTCGCTTATCCCAAGGAGGCTAACCCTATCCTCTGCCACCGCCACGTT
Proteins encoded in this region:
- a CDS encoding TldD/PmbA family protein, with the protein product MENLIRFGEKFFDELEIAVYRSREVSASVELNEISMASTRSGALTIIRGIKDKRLGLALIDSDDPDKIREAVEQAAKMARLNSPDDRWVSLPEPGKYREKPKPNYELKEASPDVLVEKLVKGIKLAREKDENAIVAGGAGGVSWEERNILNSHGVDVFQEGGAAYMYLELVGMRDNVVTPGIFDFDARRDLNLDVDGVVERATQKVKWAYNVLPSKNEEVPIILGPWAIAGLFSFALLPAFSGERLVKETTPLAGKVGEKIASDVITLYDDPFHPLAIEPVIADGEGVPTRRNVLIENGTFKGFVWDNYWAKVYGTESTGNGKRDIRSGGISIGFHSTVIEKGKRPLEDLIGEIDRGYLVDGLQGAHSSNPDNGNFAVTANPAFLIEDGEVKGASVFLMAGNVYELLKGASEVTKEQTVMPFMATMITPHIKFENVKIAGK
- a CDS encoding cupin domain-containing protein, with protein sequence MRAETRNLIDRGTYRKLPLFEGELPEGSYAQIVEVKPNQTVKKHYHREQYELFYIMSGEAKLGIGENEYIARPGDIFLVKPKTVHWVVNESDEPFRLFVVKLNYHGDDSVWLD
- a CDS encoding PHP domain-containing protein, with the translated sequence MDLHTHTVFSDGIGDVLENVAVAEDRVSLLGISDHLHYLSWTNVNHYLREIARAKEESEITVLAGVEANIMETGTDITDAIAERLDYVIASVHMWFEPGDAWKYLELVKLALRDRNVDVIGHFGNVFPYIGYPSWEELLEVIEVAEEEGKAFEISSRYKVPDLEFVRECVKRGVKLTLGSDAHRPQDVGRIGWSERMFRLAGGKKEDLLFSEFL
- a CDS encoding AIR synthase family protein, encoding MLPLGKLRSDVLNEILERLEINDGKVVIGPREGFDSAVLEYDEEHYLVVATDPVLGVPEEHFGFFTYHFASSDVSVFGTRPRWLVVDILLPEGSRREELAAIMGELNAECAKYGTSVVGGHTGVYRTLRAPTATTTAMGIVRREELRLPVAKPGDEIVITKGVGIEFAVGAAWFDAEGLKKHLSPGEIAQLREMYRLETVVSDALVAAPFVRGMHDATEGGLTALHEIADNSNLGFEVDMGKVYIPPLVDRALGAYGVNPLTVSSTGTLIAIVPPSKAEVLVRALGERGIPAFRIGRFTEDKGRLLKNGEGWEEFPRFEGDAYAGLY
- a CDS encoding TldD/PmbA family protein, which produces MEALERALGWAEGKLKADYIELRYEDLKKTTLGLKDGVFTSFTGKLNRGIAIRVLADGGWGFASTSDLGSIEEKIEEAYKLAKAAAQTKKEKIQLAEIKPVEDFVRSKMKIKPREVDIEEKVNHLRELERLLKEDEAVKSVQIRYEDGGGKKLLLTNEGMRIEWDYNYLYQGTYVTGKADGKLAMARDSIGAVDYGWELMTEKEPNEKVAERLKRKMWSQLKGVAPKRGEFPIVAGPIVVGIIAHEALGHLAEADLTINSPFKDLIGKQIAPEYVTMSERYVDGGFGNDRYDDEGVPVKDIHIIENGILKEIMLNREYAAKWGMEPNGHARAESYRYPPIIRMRNTIFEPGDHSFEELIEDIKFGYYVVDFRGGQAQLNSAFQVGIQEGYVIRNGEIAEPIRDTSITGVAIEALKKISAVGKDFGLEVGFCGKGQTAFVSSGGPHMRFDGGILIG